A genome region from Arthrobacter agilis includes the following:
- a CDS encoding SGNH/GDSL hydrolase family protein, which produces MSSVRKKKRRPSISRRLKAVALACGVVAVAFVFGALHLVQQERVAQAVAEASSYTPKPIPSLEQTTNPEPVVAFIGDSYSAGAGASSGANNWTYLLSRELGWKEVNLARGGTGYLVAGMNGRAACGLDYCPSYPEMIDEVAAAKPTMVLVAGGRNDLRVESPDQVHTSVRDFYSSLRAALPNVTIYAVNPLWDDDVAPAAISDLTEVVRDSVESVGGTFLDIGQPLQGAPELVSDDSVHPSDVGHRTIFEALAAKLKAAA; this is translated from the coding sequence GTGTCGTCCGTCCGCAAGAAAAAGCGCCGTCCCTCGATATCGCGCCGACTGAAGGCCGTCGCGCTAGCATGTGGAGTCGTCGCCGTCGCTTTTGTTTTTGGCGCCCTACACTTGGTGCAGCAAGAACGGGTGGCTCAGGCGGTTGCGGAAGCCAGTAGTTACACTCCGAAGCCCATACCTTCGCTCGAACAGACCACCAACCCGGAACCGGTAGTAGCTTTCATTGGCGATTCATACTCCGCTGGTGCTGGTGCGTCATCTGGGGCAAACAACTGGACTTATCTCCTTTCTAGGGAGTTGGGCTGGAAAGAGGTAAACCTCGCTCGCGGGGGAACTGGTTATCTCGTAGCGGGAATGAACGGGCGGGCAGCATGCGGTCTCGATTACTGCCCCTCATACCCCGAGATGATCGACGAGGTGGCCGCCGCGAAGCCGACGATGGTCCTCGTTGCAGGGGGACGCAATGACCTCCGCGTGGAGTCGCCAGACCAAGTTCACACCTCAGTCCGCGACTTCTACTCAAGCCTTCGGGCGGCGCTGCCTAACGTGACCATCTATGCGGTGAACCCCTTATGGGACGACGACGTAGCCCCCGCAGCTATTTCCGACCTAACTGAGGTTGTACGCGACTCTGTGGAATCCGTCGGCGGAACCTTCTTAGATATTGGTCAGCCGTTGCAGGGGGCCCCAGAGCTTGTCTCGGACGATAGCGTGCATCCGTCCGACGTCGGACACCGGACGATTTTTGAAGCACTAGCAGCGAAGCTAAAAGCGGCTGCGTAG
- a CDS encoding glycosyltransferase family 4 protein codes for MSILDNVTDRKLRVSILALNYAPESTGIAPYVTRLAERLAAEGHAVETLVGFPHYPEWQVRAGYSGWQSSETVKDVQVKRLRHYVPSNPTALRRLHLELSFGLRLLFARWSKPDVVLVVTPALFSSALVLLRTRFGLRRPATGIWVQDIYSRGLDEISKGPSMLVSAMRHFEGFVLRSATGVCVIHERFKDYVVSGLGVDHKNVAVIRNWAHLDTQPSSLRSSTRLKWGWQDQDIVVLHAGNMGAKQGLTNVVNAAALATQRDSPVHFVLLGDGNQRQQVKALAAGVGHIQFIDPVPDEDFSAVLHAADVLLVNELPGLRETAVPSKLTSYFSTGRPVIAATDSDSTTAGEIARSGGGIRVEPNAPEALVKAAERLGADNDLSGTLGRAGQNYAGKTLSEDAAIVAYGAWLQTLQASKSGASSADTA; via the coding sequence ATGTCTATCCTTGACAACGTGACGGACCGAAAACTGCGCGTTTCCATACTCGCCCTCAACTACGCGCCTGAATCAACGGGTATTGCGCCCTACGTGACGCGACTGGCTGAGCGACTAGCCGCGGAGGGACACGCTGTGGAGACACTCGTCGGTTTTCCGCACTACCCCGAGTGGCAGGTAAGGGCAGGCTACTCCGGCTGGCAGTCGAGTGAGACCGTCAAAGACGTCCAGGTGAAGCGCCTGCGTCACTACGTGCCCTCAAATCCCACCGCCCTCAGACGCCTGCACCTCGAATTGAGCTTCGGCCTGCGCCTGTTGTTCGCCCGATGGAGCAAGCCGGATGTCGTTCTGGTGGTAACGCCTGCCCTGTTCTCCAGCGCGCTAGTTCTTCTCCGTACACGTTTCGGTCTCCGCCGGCCTGCGACAGGCATCTGGGTCCAAGACATCTATAGTCGCGGTCTCGATGAAATAAGCAAGGGGCCATCTATGTTGGTTAGCGCAATGAGGCATTTCGAGGGGTTTGTACTTCGTTCCGCAACAGGAGTGTGCGTTATTCACGAGCGTTTTAAAGACTACGTCGTCTCCGGGCTCGGTGTCGATCATAAAAACGTCGCTGTTATCCGTAACTGGGCTCATTTAGATACGCAACCGTCAAGCTTGCGTTCGTCCACTCGCCTGAAATGGGGCTGGCAGGATCAGGACATAGTGGTGCTGCATGCTGGCAATATGGGGGCCAAACAGGGATTGACCAACGTCGTTAATGCGGCAGCTCTCGCAACTCAGCGAGACTCTCCTGTTCATTTCGTACTCCTTGGCGACGGTAATCAGCGCCAGCAGGTGAAAGCACTCGCGGCAGGGGTTGGACACATCCAATTCATTGATCCCGTCCCGGATGAAGACTTCTCAGCAGTCCTTCATGCGGCAGACGTCCTTCTAGTGAATGAGCTACCCGGTCTCCGGGAAACGGCGGTTCCGAGCAAGTTGACCTCCTACTTTTCAACTGGGCGTCCTGTTATTGCTGCAACAGACTCCGACAGTACGACTGCGGGAGAGATTGCTAGGTCCGGCGGCGGTATCCGGGTAGAGCCCAACGCTCCAGAAGCCCTCGTGAAAGCGGCAGAACGACTTGGCGCAGACAACGACCTTTCGGGAACGCTTGGGCGCGCAGGACAGAACTATGCCGGCAAAACCCTGTCCGAGGACGCCGCTATAGTGGCGTACGGCGCTTGGTTGCAGACGCTCCAAGCAAGCAAGAGTGGCGCTTCATCGGCCGACACGGCATGA
- a CDS encoding arsenate reductase/protein-tyrosine-phosphatase family protein, with product MTLDPPFRILAVCTGNICRSPMVERLLQGAFDCTAPGEFEISSAGTAARVGSPIDAQVAGLVRVFDGNPEGFRARQLEESILQDQDLVLTLTREHRKRVVEMAPSLLRKTFTLREFARLVTTLEGDSSLDGPHRWRAILPMVVRARTVHPSNPLQDDVVDPFRRPETVYQQMARELVPAVKTLAHWEHNYR from the coding sequence ATGACGCTGGATCCCCCGTTCCGCATACTCGCCGTGTGCACCGGCAACATATGCCGCTCTCCAATGGTGGAGCGGCTATTACAAGGCGCCTTCGACTGCACCGCACCTGGCGAGTTTGAAATCTCCAGTGCGGGCACCGCCGCCCGGGTGGGCTCACCCATTGACGCACAAGTTGCGGGCCTAGTCCGGGTGTTCGACGGCAATCCAGAAGGATTTCGCGCCCGGCAGCTCGAAGAGTCCATTCTCCAGGATCAAGACTTGGTACTGACGCTCACTCGCGAGCATCGCAAACGGGTCGTCGAGATGGCGCCATCGCTGCTGAGGAAGACCTTTACACTGCGAGAGTTTGCGCGGCTCGTGACTACGTTGGAGGGTGACTCCTCACTCGACGGACCCCACCGCTGGCGGGCAATTCTGCCGATGGTTGTTCGCGCACGCACCGTTCACCCTTCCAACCCATTGCAGGATGACGTCGTCGACCCATTCCGCCGCCCCGAGACGGTGTATCAGCAAATGGCGCGCGAACTAGTGCCAGCAGTGAAAACTCTCGCACACTGGGAACACAATTATCGATGA
- the gmd gene encoding GDP-mannose 4,6-dehydratase → MPKRALITGITGQDGSYLAELLLRKGYEVHGLIRRASTFNTARVDHLYVDPHDPRAKLFLHYGDLSDGSRLVTLLADIRPDEVYNLAAQSHVRVSFDEPEHTADTTGMGTVRLLEAVRLAGIDTKFYQASSSEMFGATPPPQNEETPFYPRSPYGAAKVYSYWITKNYREAYGMFAVNGILFNHESPRRGETFVTRKITRAVAAIKAGKQEHVYMGNLDAVRDWGYAAEYVEGMWRMLQADEPDDFVLATGGNYTVKDFLSIAFEHAGLNWEDHVKFDERYLRPTEVDALVGDASKAQDKLGWKATIHTPDLARLMVDADIEALNHAGRQWIDSVDLESWKS, encoded by the coding sequence TTGCCTAAACGCGCTCTAATTACCGGAATCACGGGCCAAGACGGCTCTTACCTCGCTGAGCTGCTTCTTCGAAAGGGGTATGAAGTTCACGGACTGATCCGGCGAGCGTCAACCTTCAACACCGCCCGCGTCGACCACCTCTATGTTGACCCCCATGATCCGCGCGCCAAGCTGTTCCTTCATTATGGTGATCTGAGCGATGGCTCGCGGCTCGTCACACTCCTGGCGGACATCCGCCCAGACGAGGTCTACAATCTCGCCGCACAGTCCCACGTCAGGGTGTCGTTCGACGAACCTGAGCACACCGCGGACACTACTGGCATGGGTACAGTTCGTCTCCTCGAGGCTGTGCGGCTGGCAGGCATCGATACGAAGTTCTACCAGGCGTCGTCGTCGGAAATGTTTGGAGCTACTCCACCGCCGCAGAACGAAGAGACTCCCTTTTACCCCCGTTCCCCATATGGCGCGGCCAAGGTATACAGCTACTGGATTACGAAAAATTATCGCGAAGCATACGGCATGTTCGCGGTGAACGGAATTCTATTTAATCACGAATCGCCTCGCCGCGGTGAAACATTCGTTACGCGAAAAATCACCCGCGCGGTCGCGGCTATTAAGGCCGGGAAGCAGGAACATGTTTACATGGGTAACCTCGACGCCGTGCGCGATTGGGGATACGCGGCGGAATATGTAGAGGGAATGTGGCGCATGCTGCAGGCGGACGAACCCGACGACTTCGTCCTCGCCACCGGCGGCAACTACACCGTGAAGGACTTTCTGAGCATTGCTTTCGAGCACGCCGGCTTGAATTGGGAAGACCACGTTAAGTTCGACGAGCGCTACCTGCGCCCCACCGAGGTTGACGCCTTGGTAGGCGATGCATCGAAAGCACAAGACAAGCTAGGCTGGAAAGCCACCATTCACACGCCCGACCTCGCTCGCCTGATGGTCGACGCGGATATTGAAGCCCTCAATCACGCGGGCCGCCAGTGGATCGATTCTGTCGACCTGGAATCCTGGAAGAGTTGA
- a CDS encoding glycosyltransferase, with product MTLELNMKSKSDKKDSTIEGELPRALWITNFAAPYRLPVWRELSSHFALDVRVLVGARNFHLDARNRGDEWSPVYQSDETFSISTLKTYRVPKISRPLHFLGAIKERTTFRAGGSILIGGWEEPAYWQSLIIAKIKGIKAVGFYESTLESQTHKSDVIAFARSVFFRLLDAVVVPGVAAGEAVEGMGVDRSKIFEGFNAVDVAAFSHARLRSVPERGRKGHKFLFVGRLIELKNIASIIEAFAVIAAEADTLTLIGSGELEGDLRQQVDRLGLNDRVLFLGRVAYSHLPDLMVQYDTLVLASLTEVWGLVVNEALAAGLHCIVGDRCGVALSVRDMRGVYITGVESADIATSMSISRDEWGGPLLAPEILQKTPELLALTFAAALQRNR from the coding sequence ATGACCTTGGAGTTGAACATGAAAAGTAAAAGCGACAAGAAAGATTCGACGATCGAAGGGGAGTTGCCACGTGCCCTCTGGATTACAAATTTCGCCGCCCCGTATCGTCTTCCCGTATGGAGGGAACTATCATCGCATTTCGCGCTCGACGTACGGGTCTTGGTCGGCGCTCGGAATTTTCACCTAGATGCGAGAAATCGTGGCGACGAATGGTCGCCTGTTTACCAATCGGACGAGACTTTTTCGATCAGCACATTGAAAACCTACAGAGTGCCGAAGATATCGCGGCCGCTTCACTTCCTAGGCGCTATCAAAGAGCGAACGACGTTTCGGGCGGGCGGAAGCATCCTGATCGGGGGGTGGGAAGAGCCAGCGTACTGGCAGTCTCTTATAATAGCGAAAATTAAAGGCATAAAAGCAGTAGGATTTTACGAGTCAACCTTGGAATCGCAAACTCATAAGAGTGACGTGATTGCTTTCGCGAGAAGCGTCTTCTTTAGGCTGTTGGACGCTGTCGTAGTGCCCGGGGTGGCCGCGGGGGAGGCTGTAGAGGGAATGGGAGTTGATCGGTCCAAGATATTTGAGGGGTTCAATGCGGTCGATGTTGCAGCTTTCAGTCATGCTCGTTTGCGGAGCGTGCCGGAAAGGGGCAGGAAGGGCCACAAGTTCCTCTTCGTAGGGCGGCTAATAGAACTCAAGAACATCGCCAGCATCATTGAAGCGTTTGCTGTCATAGCTGCGGAGGCTGACACGCTGACGCTTATTGGCAGCGGTGAATTGGAGGGAGACCTACGACAGCAAGTCGACAGACTAGGGCTGAATGACCGGGTGCTCTTCCTAGGGAGAGTGGCGTACTCTCATCTGCCTGATCTAATGGTCCAGTATGACACTTTGGTTCTGGCGTCGCTGACGGAAGTGTGGGGACTTGTAGTTAACGAGGCTCTGGCGGCTGGACTGCATTGCATTGTAGGAGACCGATGCGGTGTTGCTTTGTCGGTAAGAGACATGCGAGGGGTTTACATCACTGGTGTTGAAAGCGCCGACATTGCAACTAGCATGTCAATTAGCCGAGACGAGTGGGGCGGACCACTCTTAGCACCAGAGATACTTCAGAAAACCCCTGAACTGCTCGCGCTGACTTTCGCGGCGGCGCTCCAACGAAACCGTTAG
- the pth gene encoding aminoacyl-tRNA hydrolase, with amino-acid sequence MSTGTWLVAGLGNPGPGYAGNRHNVGQMVLDLLAGRMGGRFTTSKAQAVTLEGRLGIGGPRLVLAKPLTYMNTTGGPVSALARFHDIAPDHVITVHDEIDIPFNTLRLKLGGGEGGHNGLRDISKALGTKDYYRVRVGVGRPPGRQDPADFVLKDFGTVEKKELPFLLDAAADAVEILIRDGMLTAQQKFHAPA; translated from the coding sequence GTGTCCACTGGCACCTGGCTCGTAGCCGGGCTCGGGAATCCCGGGCCCGGCTACGCCGGCAATCGCCACAATGTGGGCCAGATGGTCCTTGATCTCCTCGCCGGTCGGATGGGTGGGCGCTTCACCACCTCGAAGGCGCAGGCCGTCACGCTCGAGGGACGGCTGGGCATCGGTGGTCCCCGCCTGGTCCTGGCCAAGCCCCTGACCTACATGAACACCACGGGCGGGCCGGTCTCCGCCCTTGCCCGGTTCCACGACATCGCGCCCGACCATGTCATCACTGTGCACGATGAGATCGACATCCCCTTCAATACCCTGCGGCTCAAGCTCGGCGGGGGAGAGGGCGGACACAACGGGCTGCGTGACATCAGCAAGGCACTCGGCACCAAGGACTATTACCGCGTGCGCGTCGGCGTCGGACGCCCACCCGGCCGCCAGGACCCCGCGGACTTCGTGCTCAAAGACTTCGGCACGGTCGAGAAGAAGGAACTGCCGTTCCTGCTCGACGCCGCCGCGGACGCTGTCGAAATCCTGATCCGCGACGGCATGCTCACTGCCCAGCAGAAGTTTCACGCCCCTGCGTAG
- a CDS encoding acyltransferase family protein — protein sequence MSTSSKPRESWIDCLRGLAILLVIADHSAIATAQRLGSAPHIVEALNDAANPFRMATLMFLSGMLLPQSLRKTRRQYFCGKFSHIAWPYLLWSCIILGVYSLGYWIQGTQPLGLGMFLRIIYSPPTLLWYLAYLLVFYLIAAWLSCRLKVLLIPLTMIASGLVGGDASWQSMLYLFGFFLAGDMAARTRAKWEAFMTNPAALAAGALLAVLAAAVSAAGGEVRYQAIWAVPVAGGIFVAIPIAKALATTRVGQLVAGEGRDSIVYYVTHAVVVLILAESLAAIGVSSTWAIYLVCFISALAVGWIALRCARRSAAVEWAFRLPLVRVRV from the coding sequence GTGAGTACATCGAGCAAGCCGCGGGAATCCTGGATTGACTGTCTTCGCGGGTTGGCAATCCTCCTTGTGATTGCTGATCACAGCGCGATAGCGACTGCCCAGCGGCTGGGCTCGGCTCCCCACATAGTGGAAGCCTTGAACGATGCCGCAAATCCGTTCCGGATGGCGACGCTGATGTTCCTGTCGGGGATGCTGCTCCCACAGTCTCTGAGGAAAACACGACGGCAGTACTTCTGCGGCAAGTTTTCTCACATTGCCTGGCCCTACCTGCTTTGGTCCTGCATCATCCTCGGTGTTTACAGCCTTGGATATTGGATACAGGGCACCCAACCGCTCGGGCTCGGAATGTTCCTGCGCATCATTTACTCCCCCCCTACTCTCTTGTGGTACCTGGCATATCTTCTAGTCTTCTACCTCATCGCCGCCTGGCTCAGCTGTCGGTTGAAGGTGTTGCTGATACCTCTTACCATGATTGCCTCTGGTCTCGTCGGTGGAGACGCTTCATGGCAATCCATGCTCTACCTATTCGGCTTCTTCCTGGCCGGAGATATGGCCGCTAGGACTCGTGCAAAGTGGGAAGCTTTCATGACAAACCCGGCAGCCCTGGCAGCAGGAGCGTTGCTCGCTGTTCTAGCGGCCGCTGTCTCTGCCGCAGGGGGAGAAGTCCGGTATCAAGCGATTTGGGCGGTGCCGGTTGCCGGCGGCATCTTCGTCGCCATCCCGATTGCGAAAGCATTGGCGACCACGAGAGTTGGGCAACTTGTGGCCGGAGAAGGCAGGGACTCAATTGTTTACTACGTTACCCACGCTGTCGTGGTGCTTATTCTTGCTGAGTCCCTAGCGGCTATCGGTGTCTCTAGTACGTGGGCAATTTACCTCGTGTGCTTCATTTCAGCACTAGCTGTCGGGTGGATAGCGTTGCGATGCGCCCGGCGCAGCGCGGCCGTCGAATGGGCCTTCAGGCTACCCCTGGTCAGAGTCAGGGTTTGA
- a CDS encoding lipopolysaccharide biosynthesis protein, translated as MKMPRFRAVGGQAVLLALSAGAAQLGIAALFVLAARATDPSALGAVASAMALGVALSGIVDFGSNAFWVRELARGAMTPSDLGRKLLSKLVIGAAAAGALTGVLIAFTPETLLWTAGILGLSTLIGQSAQTPLRGAALGDLASLVVVFDRLVAVLTYFALTSLGLAAPSALIAALATGPVASAFLAAYLTPPINSPAYRNYRFRWPWTSARNFGVSAGFLSLQSLDVALLGSIAGPAAAGIYGSVNKWVQPVSILAGSFASASAPFIARAGNVRDSWRILRQAAWMPSLAIIGAGSLAILSPWLVETLLGSAYGSGAQVLTILAIAAIPGVLNQPLFIALQYLGRDRAVAIVLSSVIALQLALVAALAPSLGALSCAVAVLASQMLQLLAFLFLTVREVRQSRDVVPPLESPRPSS; from the coding sequence TTGAAAATGCCGCGTTTTAGAGCCGTAGGTGGGCAAGCAGTTCTGCTGGCACTGTCAGCGGGTGCTGCACAATTAGGGATTGCTGCGCTGTTCGTGCTCGCCGCACGCGCTACGGATCCTTCCGCCTTGGGCGCGGTTGCGTCCGCGATGGCGCTTGGGGTTGCGCTTTCGGGGATCGTGGATTTCGGCAGCAACGCGTTCTGGGTTCGGGAACTTGCTCGAGGAGCTATGACCCCCAGCGATCTGGGAAGGAAGTTGCTGTCAAAATTGGTCATTGGTGCGGCGGCTGCCGGAGCTCTGACCGGGGTCCTCATCGCATTCACTCCTGAGACTCTCCTGTGGACTGCAGGAATTCTCGGCCTTTCAACACTCATCGGTCAGTCAGCTCAGACGCCCCTGCGCGGCGCGGCACTTGGAGACCTAGCTTCATTGGTGGTGGTGTTCGACCGGCTCGTTGCTGTCCTGACGTATTTCGCGCTTACTTCTCTAGGTCTTGCTGCACCCAGCGCATTGATCGCCGCCCTCGCGACGGGGCCAGTAGCCTCCGCCTTTTTAGCGGCCTACCTGACGCCGCCAATCAACTCCCCGGCTTACCGAAACTATCGGTTCCGGTGGCCATGGACGAGTGCGCGGAACTTTGGCGTTTCTGCGGGGTTTCTGTCCCTGCAAAGCTTGGATGTCGCGCTTCTCGGCTCAATCGCGGGGCCGGCTGCTGCAGGCATTTACGGTTCGGTCAATAAGTGGGTGCAGCCGGTCAGCATTCTCGCTGGGTCCTTCGCATCGGCTTCCGCGCCCTTCATTGCGCGCGCTGGAAACGTTCGGGATTCATGGCGCATCCTACGGCAGGCTGCTTGGATGCCATCACTTGCCATCATCGGTGCAGGTAGCTTAGCAATCCTTTCCCCTTGGCTGGTGGAGACTCTACTCGGATCGGCATACGGGAGCGGGGCTCAAGTGTTGACTATCCTCGCAATCGCAGCCATTCCTGGTGTCTTGAACCAGCCGCTATTCATTGCCCTGCAATATTTAGGACGGGATCGGGCCGTTGCAATAGTCTTGTCTAGCGTAATTGCCCTGCAGTTAGCGCTCGTTGCTGCCTTGGCCCCTTCGTTAGGGGCATTGTCTTGCGCAGTCGCGGTACTCGCCTCGCAGATGCTGCAACTCTTGGCCTTCCTATTCCTGACAGTTCGTGAAGTGCGACAGTCGCGAGACGTGGTGCCGCCGTTGGAATCGCCGAGACCATCGTCCTGA
- a CDS encoding glycosyltransferase → MRILQIVTLITPDGAYGGPVRVAINQSRALVEAGHDVEVVAGALGFNGDMPAIFMEFPVRLFAAQTVVPRAGFAGLTSAPLLLWLTMNVRHFDVVHIHLARDFVTLPSAAIVRAARIPYIVQTHGMIDASNHLLAGPLDTVLTKPVLKRATQVLYLTDREAADLTELTNGRLALRYLPNGVPSTAGRVQGNSSLEVLFLARLHKRKRPLQFVEMAIALHKAFPDVQFRLVGPDEGEAKSVQEAIAKANLGDAILWEGALDPVHTLDRMSQADLYVLPSVDEPFPMSVLEALSLGLPVVVGRSCGLAERVRANGCGTVFDESLNGLTEAVAEYLADQGKRNSAGIRAQQIVKQCFSMNAVADELQVAYEMLVVGRSRSWHGWAKWPRRIEEGSTD, encoded by the coding sequence ATGAGAATCCTTCAGATAGTTACACTAATTACGCCTGACGGCGCATATGGTGGGCCCGTTCGTGTCGCAATCAATCAGTCGCGAGCCTTGGTTGAAGCAGGCCACGATGTCGAGGTTGTTGCAGGCGCGCTCGGCTTCAATGGCGACATGCCAGCAATCTTCATGGAGTTCCCAGTCCGGTTATTTGCTGCCCAAACTGTAGTGCCGCGGGCAGGATTCGCAGGGCTTACATCGGCACCGTTACTGCTATGGTTGACAATGAACGTTCGCCACTTTGATGTGGTGCACATCCATTTAGCGCGCGACTTTGTCACGCTACCGTCGGCAGCAATCGTTCGCGCCGCTAGAATTCCTTACATAGTACAAACACATGGCATGATTGATGCCTCAAATCATTTGCTCGCTGGCCCGCTCGACACTGTTCTTACGAAACCTGTACTGAAACGAGCAACCCAGGTTCTATACCTCACAGATCGCGAAGCGGCCGATCTGACAGAACTCACCAACGGGCGTCTTGCTCTGCGATACCTACCCAACGGCGTCCCGAGCACAGCAGGACGAGTCCAGGGGAACTCGAGCCTTGAGGTCCTGTTTCTTGCTCGACTTCACAAGCGCAAGCGCCCTCTCCAGTTCGTCGAGATGGCAATAGCGCTGCATAAAGCGTTCCCCGACGTTCAATTCCGCCTGGTCGGGCCTGACGAGGGAGAAGCCAAAAGTGTGCAAGAAGCCATTGCGAAGGCGAATCTGGGTGACGCCATCCTGTGGGAGGGCGCACTCGATCCTGTGCACACACTCGACCGGATGTCGCAGGCCGATTTATACGTTCTTCCCTCGGTTGATGAACCATTTCCCATGTCGGTCCTCGAAGCGCTGTCGTTGGGCCTTCCGGTGGTAGTTGGTCGGAGTTGCGGCCTCGCGGAGAGGGTGCGCGCGAATGGCTGCGGGACGGTGTTTGACGAGAGCTTGAACGGGCTTACCGAAGCTGTTGCCGAGTACCTAGCCGACCAGGGAAAGCGCAATAGCGCAGGAATACGCGCTCAACAGATCGTGAAGCAGTGCTTCAGTATGAACGCTGTGGCGGACGAGCTGCAGGTTGCGTACGAGATGCTAGTGGTAGGACGATCTCGCTCTTGGCACGGGTGGGCTAAGTGGCCTAGACGGATTGAGGAAGGAAGTACAGATTGA
- a CDS encoding VanZ family protein: MERLPCLLTSFSEKDIFVSTASLPSSRHRTAAVALCAAWLMVVAVIVLWPTPIDRAGAPLLQRALMFLHAHGLPASVTYNSVEFLSNVLMFAPLGLFWFILAPRGWRWAGPLVGLGLSLLVEGMQALLLPQRVATLGDVLANTIGAVCGTFIAWMLISARHPRQMP; this comes from the coding sequence ATGGAGCGACTCCCCTGCCTGCTGACGAGCTTTTCTGAAAAGGACATTTTTGTGAGCACAGCGTCACTCCCCTCCTCGCGGCACAGGACCGCGGCCGTAGCTCTCTGCGCGGCGTGGCTCATGGTGGTCGCAGTGATCGTCCTGTGGCCGACGCCGATAGACCGTGCGGGCGCACCACTGCTTCAGAGGGCTCTGATGTTCCTCCACGCGCACGGTTTGCCCGCGTCCGTGACCTACAACTCCGTGGAGTTCCTCTCCAATGTGCTGATGTTCGCTCCGTTGGGCCTGTTCTGGTTCATCCTCGCCCCGCGCGGCTGGCGATGGGCCGGACCACTGGTCGGACTGGGGCTCTCACTGCTCGTTGAGGGAATGCAGGCGCTCCTGCTGCCGCAGCGGGTTGCGACACTGGGCGATGTGCTCGCCAACACCATTGGTGCGGTGTGCGGCACTTTCATCGCATGGATGCTGATCTCGGCGCGTCACCCCCGGCAGATGCCGTAA
- a CDS encoding acyltransferase family protein: protein MGNKSARTAENKVLNVVRAVSALLVVLGHVRLLFFEDYATAEQGPITAVLYALTSLGSQAVIVFFVLSGYWVGLSAMSRMKTGTFSWSSYASSRLTRLWLVLLPALVLTAVVDQIGRRLFPDSDVYIQGAKYVGIPADASYSTLTFIGNLAFVQSIHVPYFGTNGPLWSLAFEFWYYLLFPALLIAFRRSATWKARVAAVTILIAGAAISGTEVLLLFPAWLLGALVAANRNRISAMLEAMRPSQLLGARSSAVFLTVGTMIFSHETTLPLRLGAWLTAIAAALLVLVFVRDVEFRGAAGRALSTVSYTAKFSYSFYAIHMPLVVFLAALIVPLHEGRWPMDLPHMAMAAAVILAIGFASYLFGELTEQKTEATRSLIARARRAATPDRYKAPKY, encoded by the coding sequence GTGGGAAATAAGAGTGCTCGGACAGCCGAGAACAAGGTCTTGAATGTGGTCCGAGCGGTTTCGGCGCTGTTGGTTGTGCTGGGCCATGTGCGGCTGTTATTTTTCGAGGACTATGCCACCGCTGAGCAGGGGCCCATTACCGCGGTTCTCTACGCACTAACAAGTCTTGGATCGCAGGCCGTCATCGTCTTCTTTGTTCTAAGCGGTTACTGGGTTGGACTGAGCGCCATGTCGAGGATGAAGACGGGAACCTTTTCATGGTCTTCGTACGCTAGCAGCCGACTGACTCGGCTTTGGCTTGTTCTGCTTCCTGCGCTTGTCTTGACCGCCGTCGTAGACCAAATTGGTCGGCGGCTTTTCCCTGACTCTGACGTGTACATTCAGGGAGCGAAGTACGTGGGGATACCAGCGGACGCTTCCTACTCCACGCTCACTTTCATCGGTAACCTCGCATTCGTGCAATCGATCCACGTGCCATACTTCGGCACAAACGGTCCGCTCTGGTCCCTGGCATTTGAGTTCTGGTACTACCTGCTCTTTCCAGCGCTCCTGATTGCTTTTCGTCGCAGCGCGACCTGGAAAGCTAGGGTCGCCGCCGTGACTATTCTGATCGCAGGAGCAGCGATTAGCGGAACCGAGGTCCTCTTGCTCTTCCCTGCATGGCTCCTAGGAGCCCTCGTGGCTGCCAACAGGAATCGAATTAGTGCGATGCTGGAGGCGATGAGACCGAGCCAGCTGTTGGGCGCACGGTCCTCCGCTGTCTTCCTCACGGTGGGAACCATGATCTTTTCCCACGAGACAACGTTGCCCCTGAGGCTTGGTGCATGGCTAACAGCTATTGCCGCGGCGCTCCTGGTCTTGGTATTCGTCCGCGACGTCGAGTTCCGAGGGGCGGCAGGACGTGCTCTCTCGACAGTCTCCTACACAGCCAAGTTCTCCTACTCGTTCTATGCCATCCATATGCCCCTAGTTGTGTTCCTTGCGGCGCTGATCGTGCCCTTGCATGAGGGCCGGTGGCCGATGGACCTGCCGCATATGGCGATGGCGGCAGCGGTGATACTGGCCATTGGTTTTGCCTCTTACTTGTTCGGCGAACTTACCGAGCAGAAGACTGAGGCTACTCGTAGTTTAATTGCCCGCGCACGGCGAGCTGCCACACCAGATCGCTACAAGGCCCCCAAATATTAG